CTAAATTTAAAAAGATTAGCCAGAAATTTATAATTAGTTTACAACATCCATCCTTGCATCGTAAATTCTATTTTTGGTTATTGTATCCTTAAGTATCGCTTGTATAAATAACAATGTGAGAAAACTTCAGTATTAGACCAGACTATCAAATCAATGCAGTAGTTCTTAACATTTTGTTTTGTCAAAAGGGATTAGACTTTATGGGATTCTAATGGTAATGTGCCCATCGTCCGccaaaaaagacaaaaattcaGGACCAATAAAATCCCACAAAAAACAGAGTGTGCTGCCCTAACTACTATTTATTGGGACAAACAAAAACACAACGGACCTCATAGTTCTAGCTAAAACGCAAATGTCCCGAAGAATAATGCATCAAATCAATGTAGTAATTCTTACCACATAACTCACATCAATTTCAAAACCGTTTGTTTGTTTCAGTTTAATTAGTAACTCTTCCTCTCCACCCAAAAATTGGTTACTCTTGCTCTTCCTCACTTACCTCCTTCTCCCCAAGAACGCTTCCTCACTCGTCTCTCataacaaaaaaacagaaaacaaatccAACAGAATAATGGACCTTTAAAACGGATTCAATTTCCGGCACCCatgtccaaaaacaaaacaaaattttccgGACCCAGAACGGAAGAACCATACGAAAAGAACTTTCAACTCTGCCGCGTGCCGCGTGCCGCGTTCAAAGATCCAACCTTTCACCCAACAACAGCACCCCCATCTGATTTCAACTCGCTTTcccatttcttttctttaattttttttaattaattgaaatagTAGACGATGACTGCTATAAATCAAAAccccataatttatttttttctcagaAATTGAGTGTTTCCTTTCGAAACCAATTTTTTCTCTCctctgtttttcattttttcccaaATTTTCAGTGGCGATGCCGCTTCCGTGGAAGAAGACGAGGGCGAATCGGATTTCTCAATTCGTCGCCGATCTTCAGTCGCCGAAGCGCGGCGGCTCGCTCGTCGTGCAGACCGGGTTTCCCACCTCTCTCATCGACCTCTTCTTCAAGAACCGCGATCACTTAAAGAAACCGTCGAAAAAGCATAAGAACAAGAGCAAGAAGAGAGAGAGTCGGGTCGAGGACCGGGTCGATGATCGGATCACTCTGAATTGTGAACTGGGTTCGGGCGATTTGCCGATTTTGGTGAAACCCAGTTCGCCAAAGGTCGAGAATTTGAAGCCCAGAGAAGCTGATCACGGCGATGAAGCTACTGGGGTTGAAAATCGTAAGAAGAATTGTGTTGTTGGCGGTGAGGATTGCATCGGTGGCAATTGGGGGCCGGTTCTGACGGCGGTGATGAAGATGTTTGTGGTGGTGGTTTTGGCTCTCAGCACCAAGAAGCTCGTCGTTGGGGTCACATTGTCTGCTTTTTTGCTTCTGCTTCTCGAATACACCGGTAAGCACTTGGCTTTGTTCTTGAAACCATGTTCGAATGCGAAATCTGTGATGGGTCAGAGATTGTCTgcgtttttattgtttttgaatgGTTTCGAGAGTGATGATTTGAAGGGGGTGATTGCTAGAGAAAGGACCGTGTTTTTAGATTCTGCCATTGAAGAGATTGAGATTGTTGATGCTAACAAGAAGGGAAGATTGATTGAGTTGCTCCATATGGATTGTGAGAACGAAAAGGTGGCGGAGAAGGGAAGTGTTTGCGTTGATAAAACTTCCGGCGAAAAAAGTATGGTTGAATTGCTTGGAATGGAATGTAAGAAGAAGAGGGTGGTGGATAAGAGAAGGGTTTGTGTTGATAAGACTGTCGAGGATGTGTCATTGGTTAAGTTATTGGGGAAGGATTATAAGAAGGTAAAGCTCGTGGAAGGTGGCGAAGATGGAGGTGAATTTGTTGGGGATAAGAAGAGTAAGGGTAGCAAGAATGCTAAGATTAAAGCTAAACTTATCAAGAAATTTGTGCCTAAGAAGTTGCGTAGAAAGGGTAAGCCAAACGAGCAGGAGCTGAAGCCTGTGCTGTACGGTGGAGATTCTAGTTTCCTGGGAGTTGGTAAGGTAGAAGGATGTGAAGCACAAGAAGACCATGAAGATGTGAAGGAGGAGGAACACGAAAGCGAAAACATGTCGGTGTTTTCACTAGATGCAGAAGAGAAGTCTGAAATCCAAGGATTGGATAGAGTTTCTGATCACGGTGAAGGATCATTGGCTGGCGGAGAAACAACATTGGTTGTTGaaaagaagggaagagaaggaaAAGAAGGGAATTTCGGGTATCTGTTTCTCTTCCTCATTGTTCTTGCCGGACTTTTTGGAGGTCGGCTTGTCGCCCTTTTGCTTACAGTCACTTTCTGTTTTTTGTCGAAGTTGATTGGAAGACTGGTAAAATTATGTCCATGACAAGTGTTCTGTCCCAATCTCAAGTTAGACTGTCTTGTTTTGCTTCAGATATAGTGTTCTTCAAGTCTCGAATTGTGTGAAAACCACTGTGATAGAAAGAAATTCCAACCTTTTCGTTGGCAACCCAGCTTGAGGTGTTGTACTCAAAACTGTAAAATTGTTGCAGATACAAATATTTAGTACAtagttcttgtttcattttattgATTTCGTTTCTCTGTGATATCCGAATCACTTTTTCGTTATATCTGTTGTTCCGCTGTAGACTCGGCGTGCAGAAAATAACGGCCAAGAGCCACTCGTTTGTATACCAAAATTATTGAGCAACTTTGTCTCTAGATGGTGAGAAACTTCATAAGACTAGTTTTTGTATAATTTCCGAGACATTATATCGGATTAAGTCTAAACTGGAGAAAAATTCCTCATAGTTAACCAGCGGATTCAAACAAGCATTATCTTCTACTTCACAGGAATGTTGACCATGAATTTCACCTACCATCATTTGGACCTTCTCAAAACCCCTTGGATGTGCTCTGCACTTTCTTTCACTGATTTTTTTACGACTCTTCGTGTCTCTGATTTTCAGTTACTTACCGGCTTTTCCACAGATGTCGGATAGCAGAGCGTTAGCCCGGCGAATTGAGCGCCAGACTTAATAGTATGGTTTCGCCACCCACAGTCCCAATAGTAGATTAATCTATGAGTCCTTTCCTTAGGTAGGCAGCTTAATCTATGAAGTGAAGTTCCTTTTGCCTAATATGAGATGCTGTGCACTAGAGATCAACCAGACAGAATTGGCGGCCTTATTAACTTCACTTGGAATTCTCCATTCGAAAATTTTCGCTTAGCAGCAGTTGATATCACTGACTGAGCTATGAAATTAACGCTAACGCTATCAGTCATGTTTGAAGGTAAAGCTCCATCTTGCAGGTTTAACTTCCAAGCACAGGATGCAAGCATGCTGTGGTAGAGTAACTGAAACCGAGTTATTACATAATCTGTTCACTTCTTCGGTTCTTGGAGATGCAGCTGCGTTCGAGTCATTTGACAGAGAATCAAAATGCATGGAACAAAGGTTCTAGTAGCTTGATTACTTGTTAGTCAAGgtactggaaaaaaaaaattgagactaTTTGGATTTACTGAATTATTGTTCTAACGTATATCTATTGCCTAAAAAAAAGAAGCTGAAATGTTAGGTATAGCCGGATTATTGTTTGAGGAAATCATAGTTATTTATTGCTGTTTTGAAATACAAGCttaacaaaattttctttcccCTTTGCCACTAAACTCCATATCACACTCGGGTTGCCGGGTCAATGTTGCGTTGGCTTCGATCGGAAACCGGAAGAAATTTCAACTAAAACCCTATTTTCGGGTGTTTATTTGACttaatctttaaaaaaaaatgttagtcACGAAATTTTGCTTCTTGGAGAGTATTTTCACAAGTTTCAAACGTTTCATTGTTGCACTAGTTCTGCTACTGTAAGAAAATGATATTTTCCACAAAGGGGCACCCAGATACCGAAGAATTTCATATAAAAGCATTCGATTTCACGGTGATTTCAGTACAATACTTTTACAAACAtgaaaaaatcacaaaatagaCGGAGAGATGATATGAAATATCAtaagggaaaatttgaaatagatccaattttatagactaccttttgaaataggtccaatttttagtgacttttgacttttgaaataggtccaatttttagtgacttttgacttttgaaataggtccaatttttagttactttggaccTATTCCATGAAAAACATCTAAAATTTTGCTTGAAGATCACGAATTACGGATTTGTCCACCTGGAAAGACTTGGCCAAAACATCCTCAGGAATTGCGGGATTGGATCCAAACACAGCATTTGCAATGGTGTTGACTCCAGGGTTTTGGCTGCTCAAAGAAGAGAGTGAAATGGCCATTCCAGTGCCCACGTTTTTCTGATAGTGAACTAGTCCGACAGGGAACACAAACGCATCACCCTTGTTGAGGACCTTTGATATGAGCTTGTTGTCGGGGTTTGAGGTCACGAAGCCAACATCGAGGCTGCCTTCTAAGACGGTTAAAATCTCAGTGGCACGGGGATGAGTGTGGGGTGGGATGACACCCATTGGTGCGTAGTCAATGCGAGCGAGTGAGATGCCAAGGGTGTTGAGTCCTGGAATTTGAGCCACATTGACTGGGGTAACTTTTCCACCAACAGGGTTTGAGGTGTTGCCTGGGATGTGAAGTCCACTGAAGAAGAAATGCTCAGCTGTTGCTAGCTTGGAGTCCAAGCAAGGTAGCCCATTCACTCTTGTTCCTGTTACAGTTAACAAACCCACATAAAAGTTATAATCATTGTAGATTAAGTAGGAATTAGAAGTATACTTAATGTAATACTGAAAATTAACCGAAAGATTTGACACAAACCTGAGCTAGTTGCATCAGCAACACAGAAATCCTGCAACGGACTAGGCTCGAAAGCAACGACCAGAGAACATGTCATGGCTAGGACAGTAGTCAATAGCAAGATTTGGTTTGCCAtctttatttttcaacttcTTCAATGGGGGATTATATGTGAAGTTTATTGCATGTGTAAAATAGAAAGGATTGAGAGAGAGGTGAAGGAATAGATGTAGGAAGTTGGTTATTTATAGAGAAAGCAGAAGAACAAACTTAAATTAGAAAACGCCGGCCTTTTAGTATAGACAATGCATTATGTTAAAGCTTATATAACAAGCCAGCATACTGTTAAATTATTTGGGTCCAAGTGGAAGAACGTTAACTtgtaaaataaacaataaaagatcatgaaaagtaaaatataataataattaattaatcaaaggcATATTTTTCTGTCTGTTTATTGCTCCGGCAGAGGCTGATATGGTCAGACTATCGGTTATATTGCCTTGTTATCTTTGTCCAGACTCCAGATGCAAATTCTGGCCAGTTTCTCCCCAAGACCAAGTCACACTAGTGTGAAATGATGAttgtaaaggaaaaaaatttctttgataACTAATAGTGTCGAAAGACAGTTGGAAATCCACTtcaaaatcaattggcaatgaAATGAGtaattcaatttcttacaaGTTAGTCAAAGTTTCTTAACTTTCTAACGTGAGGTGATTCTCTACATCCAGACGGTGCCCACCCCTTTCAAAggcaaattcaaataataaccATCCATTATACTAACAGTGCAATGCTCATCTTTTAACAAATAAGAATGGCATATATAGGCTCTTATTTCTCTTCATTGATCATGAACTTTGAAGGGACATATACACTACCATACGAGAGACAAAAAGCTCATTCACTTCGAcaattgactcaaaaaaaaaTCAGACGTATCAAGTGTTACTGTTCTACGTATGAACTTTTTGCTAATTCCTTTTGGTGTATGATTTGAAATTTATATTAGAAGTGGTTTTgtgtattgttatttattgctTATACTCTTCTTGCCTACTTTTTATATCATGGTTGTGCGGTGGCGGATACAAGATTGTAACATTAGGTCGTCCTAAGGCGCTAGTTAAGCGACGGGCTGGACCTAGCACCTATACTCTTAGATGGGCCTAAGCAGGGGCTTAGGTGGACTAAGTGGATTAAgtgaatttattatatatcatacAAATAAAAGTCTgtttacacttaaaaaaaaaaaaaaaaaaaaaaaaactatacttgtattGAGAATTTAGGTTCATTACTAACATATAActtacaaaatatcaaaaaattttGCCTTTTATAatgaattttaaaagaaataacgGTGTTAAATGTATGGTATAAAAAGTATTTGACTGAGTAATACATCATCCATTTGTTAATTAAAATGCTAAGTAAAACAACCTGATTGgacaacaatttaaaaaaaatacaacaacaaattaaaccctcaAATTTATCTGTATATATTCACGGGCCAATCTTAGTGCAAAATCTCTCCAGTTACGTGGTTCGGTTAAACTTAATTTGAGTGGCTGGATCCATGTATAACTTATATTATTGTTAAATCGTGATTAATATTGAGAAGTATCAATCCTTATAGGCCTGTTTAGGACTAGTTTGGTATTTGTGTGcgctttttaaaaaaattaattatgctatactgtgagaataaataactgtaaaataaagttgttgagtgtttgataaacttatttttgtaaaagttcttttaacaaaaaaattagtatacgagtgtttggtaaacttttataaaaattgctgtgaatatgttaaatgattAAAAGTGATATGGTAtgtaatgtgatataataattgtcaaagagAATAGTAGGGGCAAATATTgcaattttaaaaactaataaataaataaataaacactttTTTTAGAAGTATGGTAGACTCTGCTTCTACTTTTCTACTGTTATTGAcaacattttttaatataacaCCTTTGTTTTTCGTTTTACCAAACTCATTCTCTATGTTCCTCTTTATCCGAAATTAGATCATTCTTCTTGGTTCAAAACTTTTGTTGCACAACATCTACACAACCATGGTGGATTTCTCTCTTTCACCACCTGCTTAGACCGTTGGATGATCTTTGGAGGTCCTCACAGGCGCTGCTTCAGACTTCCAAGGTGTCCCAAGACCACCCGGATCCATGAATGAATCTGCCCCTGTTTGGGGGTGTGCTAGTTTTGGAACCTGTTTTGACTTTTATCGCCTCCATCTGaaactaagaaaaaaattaaataaaaaagtatgaGAGTGGTCATGTGGGtgtgaaagaaagagagagaaagtcatttctcatcttcatcttctctttttcttcttcgctAAATAAAGAACCAGAAACCAAAGACTGAGAAAGTCAAGAGGCAGTTGATATGCATTCATCTTTAAGttcaaaaatggaaaaaaattgaaattcctaGACCGCTTAGGCCACCCAGTCGCCCACCTAGGTCGTCCCAAGGCCACCAATGCTGTCTCGGCAGTCGCCTAATCCCTATCTCGATTTTTCTCTCGATTATGAGTTAATCTCAACGGCTGGCCATTGCCCAGCCCTAGGTGCTGCCTAGGCCGATTTTTTGAAACACTGCTAATTAGAGGAAATTAAACAAAGGATTAAATACCTAAAACCCCTCAACCTTTTAGTATCATTCCAAATTGGTCTCAacttttttaaacattccaaacaagTGCTCAACTTATTAAAAATGTCACATGTGTTAAGCCCCAGTTAAAAATCTATTAAATTAACTAGGATTTACTTTGtctccaaaatcaatagaaggttATGAAAGCATAACACCCGCCAATTAACGGTCACCACCACCTCATCAGGCCGTCACCTCCAAACCCAAAGCAAAACCACCAACTTCATCCTACAACTTGCTCTGCTAACATTGAGAAGAGGTCATAGAGGTTGCTAAAATTGTAAGAATTGCCATGATGTGGCCACCACCATCTTCATTGCCTACAAAGAAGAAATGGAAGCCTTGCGAGTCGAGAATTGGGGAATGAGGAAATCACATGAGCAGAAATAAGCTCCTTGAAACCTTATTTGAATTCTTAACCCCTCTTCTTTGTTAGGAAATTGCCCTCCTGATGTAATTTCAAATTGGGTCCatttttattcaattgaatACTCGTTTGATCATTGGATTCCATATTATTATATTGTCTATGtttgaaatttggattttgAGGCAATTAATGTTAATGTGGACCAAGATATACCTACTTGGTAggttttgatttaaaaaaattaattaaggctTAACGGATTTGGAATTTTCAATAGGCTGGTTGGGTAGTTGTcttgaatatttaaaaaaaattgagaccAATTTGGAATGAGATGAAaagattgtttttttttggggggggggggggggtggggtatTTAGGTATTTAATCCTTAAACAaacttaatgaattaaaatgtgtataataataaattttaaatttaatgtggagacattaaatattaaaacacaaaataatgtgaatttgaattaagtacacattaaaggactaaaatcaatgtgtaatttaacaccaaatttttgttaaattttaatcttcttcaagaattaaagtttaaaaaccccttaaaaataaaaataaaaactgaaaaatgaaaaaggaatgATTATCAAACCACGCTAGGGTATCACAAGAAAACTAAACAGATAATGCATGGTTCACGCCACGTatgatataaaattaattataattaaattttatttatgcaGTCATTGGTGATTAATAACAATCCATGTGGTCCGTGATGAATCACTGAATTGCAATGAGGGGTTCTGGCTGCAGTTAGCAATTCTTATCAACTTTTCAACTTTCTTAATGACAAATCTGCAGATATGAAGccaacatttatatatatatggataggGGAGCAAGACATTTCTTAATCAGCTGAAAAGGTTGGCTACTAGCTTAATTTAGCTATTCCGTGAGCATATACATGGAGAGGGGTGCAAGACATTTCTTAATCAGCTCAAAACTTGGCTAGTGGGCTAATATCATCTAGGATCCGTGAGTTTATGTATATATGGAGAGAGATGAATTACATATCTTAATAATGGGCTCAAAAAGGTCATCAAGTGAGAAGCAAATTGCGTTAGAGGTAGAGTACGTACTGATCTTCAtggattagagagagagagagagagagagagagagagagagagagagagagagagagagagagagagagagagactgtgtGTGTGATTAAGATGTGTTTTATTGGGTATATACCTGTAGAGGGATCTGAGGTGATACTATCGCGAATACTATTCTAGTATAAAGGTAGGCTCTTATCAAACTACGCTTGTTTCGGTTTTATTTCTCGATTACTCATTTCATATGGCGAACATTTGTGTCACTCTCTCTTAGAAACATAACGTACATGATGAGAGAAGaaatgagagaagaaaaagaataggaaagaaaaatcaacAGCATTAATATGAATATAGTGTAATTACGGGACATGGTAGTATTCTTTCCTATATATTTACTTctggttttgatttgatttgatttgattttattgTGACTCCAGTTACATAAGAAGGTACAAAGATGGTAGATGACTACTCTTTTACTGTGGACTTGAATAAGCCTATTGTCTTCCAGGTTACATATCTATTTACTCCTTGCTTTAATTTGCAAGGATTTTTTCTTATAGTGTTAACACTCCTTCTACTTGTTTTTCCTATTTGCTTCTGGTTTTAAATGGTTTTGGTACCGTTGTTTATCACATAATTTAACTTCTTACAGCGTTTTGGAACCAATTTTACAGGTTGACCATCTTGGGGAAGCTTACTATGAATGGGTTCATCAACCTATTGTTGACAAGGAAAGCCCCAGATTCTTTGCAAATGACTTTTTTGAGGTGTTAATTTAATCAAGATCATATAATATGGACTTTAAACTTGCAATTATTCCTTTATTTTATCAAGTTTTAGAATGCAAATCTTGGTAAAACTTCTCAACTAAATATCATCAACCTGAAATTAACAGCTCTTGACCCGCACAGCATGGTGAGTGGTTCCAGTTGTTTGGCTGCCTGTAGCATCCTGGTTTATTTCCATGTCTTCTCGAATGGGGCTCGCTGATCATCCCGATCAGCTTGTTTTAACTGTGGTTAGTGGCATCTTTGTTTGGACCTTGGTGGAGTATATCCTTCATCGCTCCCTTTTCCACATGAAAACAAGAAGCTACTGGTTGGTCTTTGTATCCCTCTCCATTCATCCAAGCGATCAACATCATAAAACTATTTGTACGATATTAAGTGACTGTATATTTAAACTTATTACGAACTCTTTAATAGGCTTATTCATTCAAATTAAGGCAAATCCATGCAAACTATAGACCTATTATACTCTTTGTGggtttcatttttattaaagatggATGTTAAGTAGGTCAGTTATGACGATATTAGCACCTCTATACTTTTTGAACATATAAAATGTGTTTGTACGTTCTAATCATAGAGCGACCGTTAGAAGTTAAACTGGTAGTTTGAAAACAGCTATGTACACTCATAGTTGGAGTGATAGAAGTTAAACTAACCAAACCCTATGTTGTGCGGAAGcttcaaatatgaaaccaaagctaatacggcaaaatattacaagacaaataatccaaaagacacaaggatttatactggttcggcgtaAGCCTACATCCAGTTTCGAGACGACGAGGAAATTCCACTAATGTCAAAAGGAGATTACAAATAGAGTTTTAACTctcaaacccaaatcccacatacaaccaatagctctcactcaaactaagaaacaaatggagaagaagaaacacatatcaaaatccttctctCCCAAAAGCTACACAAGTAGCACCAACATCTTTGATTGAGTGATTACTAACAAAATGGGATTATTACAAATGATGGGAAGAAGCAGCTCATATTCAaatgggagagccgaatgctctcccTGGTTTCTCTCATCTGCCGCTCCCCCCACATCCGAAAACAATGAGCTCTTCTCCCTATATACCAAAAGAAAagg
This genomic stretch from Pyrus communis chromosome 2, drPyrComm1.1, whole genome shotgun sequence harbors:
- the LOC137726301 gene encoding uncharacterized protein, which produces MPLPWKKTRANRISQFVADLQSPKRGGSLVVQTGFPTSLIDLFFKNRDHLKKPSKKHKNKSKKRESRVEDRVDDRITLNCELGSGDLPILVKPSSPKVENLKPREADHGDEATGVENRKKNCVVGGEDCIGGNWGPVLTAVMKMFVVVVLALSTKKLVVGVTLSAFLLLLLEYTGKHLALFLKPCSNAKSVMGQRLSAFLLFLNGFESDDLKGVIARERTVFLDSAIEEIEIVDANKKGRLIELLHMDCENEKVAEKGSVCVDKTSGEKSMVELLGMECKKKRVVDKRRVCVDKTVEDVSLVKLLGKDYKKVKLVEGGEDGGEFVGDKKSKGSKNAKIKAKLIKKFVPKKLRRKGKPNEQELKPVLYGGDSSFLGVGKVEGCEAQEDHEDVKEEEHESENMSVFSLDAEEKSEIQGLDRVSDHGEGSLAGGETTLVVEKKGREGKEGNFGYLFLFLIVLAGLFGGRLVALLLTVTFCFLSKLIGRLVKLCP
- the LOC137726878 gene encoding putative germin-like protein 2-1 isoform X2, giving the protein MANQILLLTTVLAMTCSLVVAFEPSPLQDFCVADATSSGLVNGLPCLDSKLATAEHFFFSGLHIPGNTSNPVGGKVTPVNVAQIPGLNTLGISLARIDYAPMGVIPPHTHPRATEILTVLEGSLDVGFVTSNPDNKLISKVLNKGDAFVFPVGLVHYQKNVGTGMAISLSSLSSQNPGVNTIANAVFGSNPAIPEDVLAKSFQVDKSVIRDLQAKF
- the LOC137726878 gene encoding putative germin-like protein 2-3 isoform X1, which encodes MANQILLLTTVLAMTCSLVVAFEPSPLQDFCVADATSSGTRVNGLPCLDSKLATAEHFFFSGLHIPGNTSNPVGGKVTPVNVAQIPGLNTLGISLARIDYAPMGVIPPHTHPRATEILTVLEGSLDVGFVTSNPDNKLISKVLNKGDAFVFPVGLVHYQKNVGTGMAISLSSLSSQNPGVNTIANAVFGSNPAIPEDVLAKSFQVDKSVIRDLQAKF